The following are encoded together in the Bradyrhizobium sp. CCGUVB1N3 genome:
- a CDS encoding basic amino acid/polyamine antiporter: MTATSSTQKLSLFALTAMVVGSMVGSGIFSLPRTFGIATGPFGAIFAWCIAGGGMYTLARVFQSLAERKPDLDAGVYAYAKAGFGDYPGFLSALGYWSGSCIGNVSYWVLIKSTLGAFFPVFGDGNTVTAIIVASIGIWLFHFMILRGVQQATAINTIVTIAKIVPILVFIAILIFAFKADMFRANFWGGEGTPDKSLFEQIRATMLVTVFVFLGIEGASVYSRYASERAHVGAATILGFVIVTSLMVFVTMLPYAVLPRAEIADMRQPSMATVLEAVVGHWGAVFVSIGLLISVLGAYLAWSLICAEVLSAAGRTRDMPAVFGTENANKVPAAALWLTNVVVQLFVISTYWSRDAFAFMLNLTSVMNLIPFFLVAAYGLLLVRRGETYEKRPDQRRRDLIFTGIAVVYTLFLIYAAGMKYLLLAAILYAPGTVLYFWARLEQRAKVFKPVEWIIFIVAVIGAVVGIHGLATGYITI; encoded by the coding sequence ATGACCGCGACGTCATCGACCCAGAAGCTTTCACTCTTCGCGCTGACCGCGATGGTGGTCGGTTCGATGGTCGGCTCGGGCATCTTCTCGTTGCCGCGGACCTTCGGCATCGCAACCGGTCCATTCGGAGCCATCTTTGCCTGGTGCATCGCGGGTGGCGGCATGTACACACTGGCCCGTGTTTTCCAGTCGCTGGCCGAACGCAAGCCCGATCTCGACGCCGGCGTCTATGCCTATGCGAAAGCGGGATTTGGCGACTATCCCGGTTTCCTGTCCGCGCTCGGCTACTGGTCCGGGAGCTGCATCGGCAACGTATCCTACTGGGTCCTGATCAAGTCCACGCTGGGTGCGTTCTTTCCCGTGTTCGGCGATGGCAACACCGTCACCGCGATCATCGTCGCCTCCATCGGCATCTGGCTGTTCCACTTCATGATCTTGCGCGGCGTGCAGCAGGCGACCGCGATCAACACCATCGTCACCATCGCCAAGATCGTGCCGATCCTGGTCTTCATCGCGATCCTGATCTTCGCCTTCAAGGCGGACATGTTCCGCGCCAATTTCTGGGGCGGCGAGGGCACGCCGGACAAGAGCCTGTTCGAGCAGATCCGGGCGACCATGCTGGTCACGGTGTTCGTCTTTCTCGGCATCGAGGGCGCCAGCGTCTATTCGCGCTATGCCAGCGAGCGTGCCCATGTCGGAGCTGCGACGATCCTCGGCTTCGTGATCGTGACGAGCCTGATGGTGTTCGTCACCATGCTGCCCTATGCCGTGCTCCCGCGCGCCGAGATCGCGGACATGCGGCAGCCCTCGATGGCGACGGTGCTGGAGGCGGTGGTCGGGCACTGGGGCGCCGTCTTCGTCAGCATTGGACTTCTGATTTCGGTGTTGGGCGCCTATCTCGCGTGGTCGCTGATCTGCGCCGAAGTGCTCTCCGCCGCCGGCCGGACGAGAGACATGCCGGCGGTGTTCGGCACGGAGAACGCGAACAAGGTGCCGGCGGCCGCGCTGTGGTTGACGAACGTGGTCGTCCAGCTCTTCGTGATCAGCACCTATTGGTCGCGCGACGCATTCGCATTCATGCTCAATCTGACGAGCGTCATGAACCTCATTCCGTTTTTCCTGGTCGCCGCCTACGGGCTCTTGCTGGTCAGGCGGGGCGAGACCTATGAGAAGCGTCCGGACCAGCGCAGGCGCGACCTGATCTTCACCGGAATCGCCGTCGTCTACACGCTGTTTCTGATCTATGCGGCGGGGATGAAATACCTGCTGCTGGCCGCGATTCTCTATGCGCCCGGTACGGTCTTGTATTTCTGGGCTCGCCTGGAGCAGAGGGCAAAGGTCTTCAAGCCGGTCGAATGGATCATCTTCATCGTGGCCGTGATCGGCGCCGTGGTCGGGATTCACGGATTGGCGACCGGCTACATCACCATCTAG
- a CDS encoding efflux RND transporter permease subunit: MTGFNLSEWALKHRSLVVYIMIVAVIAGCLAYFRLGRNEDPSFIIKTMVVQAAWPGASAEETMKQVTERLERQLQETPHLDFLRSFTRAGLTTIFVNLKGSASAREVSDTWYEVRKSVGDMRHTLPAGVIGPGFNDDFGDTFGIIYGFTSDGFTQRELRDRVEDIRSRLLQVPDVSKIELLGVQDEVILVEFSKQELATLGIDRAALLAALQAQNIVRPAGTIQTGKESISVRVTGGFSSEQDIANVNFVAGGRTIRLSDIARVRRGNVDPPQPMFRVNGQPAIGLAIAMRDGGDILALGRNIKKAMAEITANLPIGIEPSLVADQAVVVDGAIGEFMTSLLQAIAIILAVSFISLGVRPGLIIALAIPLTLAIVFPIMKLISIDMQRISLGALIIALALLVDDAMTTTDATLNRLAKGDSKMEAATFAYRSYAFAMLAGTLVTIAGFIPVGFAASSAGEYTFSLFAVVAIALLVSWFVAVIFTPLIGVVILVPPKQRSAAAPGRIYGFYRSFLSVAMRAKWLTIAISLALFVASILALPLIPQQFFPSSDRPELLVDLSLTQNASIYASETAAKRLDAALAGDPDVHHWSTNVGRGAIRFYLPLNVELPNNFFTQAVVVAKDVAARERLHAKLERFLAEEFPGAVSAVSPLELGPPVGWPLQYRVNGPDVEKVREIALKVGQTIASNPNAKSVNFDWMEPDRQVRIRVDQDEARLLGLSSQAIASVLNTVISGATVTQVRDDIYLVDVVARALDEERVSLSTLRTLQVPLPSGKTVPLNQFATFEYQQEYPLIWRRNRVPTLTVRADITGGVLPGAVVDSLSPAMEKLRTTLLPGYDVVVGGTVEESQKSQASVIAVVPMMLFVMLTVLMVQLQSFPRLLMVLSVAPLGMIGVVAALLLSGRPMGFVTILGVLALLGMISKNAVILISQIDAERSQGKGPWEAAVDASSSRFRPIMLTAVSTVLGMIPIAPTVFWGPMAVAIMGGLLVATVLTLVFLPTLYVTWFGQQRRS, translated from the coding sequence ATGACCGGTTTCAACCTCTCTGAATGGGCGCTCAAGCACCGCTCGCTGGTCGTCTATATCATGATAGTCGCGGTGATTGCCGGGTGCCTGGCGTATTTCCGGCTGGGCCGGAACGAAGATCCGTCCTTCATCATCAAGACCATGGTCGTCCAGGCCGCCTGGCCGGGAGCCTCGGCCGAGGAGACCATGAAACAGGTCACGGAGCGGCTCGAACGCCAGTTGCAGGAAACGCCGCATCTGGATTTCCTGCGCAGCTTCACCCGGGCAGGTCTCACCACGATCTTCGTCAACCTGAAGGGAAGCGCGAGCGCGAGGGAAGTCTCCGATACCTGGTACGAGGTGCGAAAGAGCGTCGGCGACATGCGCCACACCCTGCCGGCCGGCGTGATCGGTCCGGGCTTCAACGACGATTTCGGCGATACTTTCGGGATCATCTACGGTTTTACCAGCGACGGCTTCACGCAGCGCGAGTTGCGCGACCGTGTCGAGGACATCCGCTCCCGATTGCTGCAGGTCCCCGACGTGTCGAAGATCGAGCTGCTCGGTGTGCAGGACGAGGTGATCCTCGTCGAATTCTCCAAGCAGGAACTCGCCACCCTGGGTATCGATCGTGCGGCACTGCTCGCCGCACTGCAGGCGCAGAACATCGTGCGGCCCGCAGGCACGATTCAGACGGGCAAGGAGAGCATCTCGGTCCGGGTGACGGGCGGCTTCTCGTCGGAACAGGATATCGCGAACGTCAATTTCGTGGCCGGCGGCCGCACGATCCGCCTGAGCGACATTGCGCGGGTGCGGCGCGGCAACGTCGATCCTCCGCAACCGATGTTTCGAGTCAATGGTCAGCCGGCAATCGGGCTCGCGATCGCCATGCGTGACGGCGGCGACATTCTTGCGCTCGGCAGGAACATTAAGAAGGCGATGGCCGAGATCACGGCAAACCTTCCGATCGGAATCGAGCCGAGCCTGGTGGCCGATCAGGCGGTCGTGGTGGACGGGGCGATCGGCGAGTTCATGACGTCGCTCCTGCAGGCAATCGCCATCATCCTCGCCGTGAGCTTCATCAGCCTCGGCGTTCGTCCAGGCCTCATCATCGCGCTTGCCATCCCGTTGACGCTCGCGATCGTCTTTCCGATCATGAAGCTGATCAGCATTGATATGCAGCGGATATCGCTTGGCGCTCTCATCATCGCGCTCGCGTTGCTGGTCGACGATGCGATGACGACCACGGACGCCACACTCAACCGGCTCGCGAAAGGCGACAGCAAGATGGAGGCGGCGACGTTCGCGTATCGCAGCTACGCCTTTGCCATGCTCGCGGGCACGCTCGTGACGATCGCGGGCTTCATACCGGTCGGCTTTGCCGCGAGCTCGGCCGGCGAGTACACGTTCTCGCTGTTTGCCGTGGTTGCGATCGCGCTCCTGGTGTCGTGGTTCGTGGCGGTCATCTTCACGCCGTTGATCGGCGTCGTCATCCTCGTTCCACCGAAGCAGAGGAGTGCGGCGGCGCCCGGCAGGATATACGGCTTCTACCGGAGCTTTCTCTCGGTCGCCATGCGCGCCAAATGGCTGACGATCGCGATATCGCTTGCGCTGTTCGTTGCGTCCATTCTGGCGCTGCCATTGATCCCGCAGCAATTCTTTCCGTCGTCCGATCGGCCAGAATTGCTGGTGGATCTCAGCCTGACGCAGAATGCGTCGATCTACGCGAGCGAAACGGCGGCGAAACGCCTCGATGCGGCCTTGGCTGGAGATCCTGACGTCCATCATTGGAGCACCAATGTGGGACGCGGCGCGATCCGCTTCTATCTGCCGCTCAACGTCGAGCTGCCGAACAATTTCTTCACCCAGGCCGTGGTGGTGGCAAAGGATGTTGCGGCGCGCGAGCGCCTGCACGCGAAACTGGAGCGCTTCCTGGCGGAAGAGTTTCCAGGCGCGGTTTCGGCCGTGTCTCCTCTGGAGCTTGGTCCGCCGGTTGGCTGGCCGCTGCAATATCGGGTCAACGGTCCCGACGTGGAGAAGGTACGGGAGATCGCGCTGAAGGTCGGGCAGACCATCGCCTCCAACCCCAACGCGAAAAGTGTCAATTTCGACTGGATGGAGCCCGACCGCCAGGTTCGCATCCGCGTCGATCAGGATGAGGCGCGCTTGCTTGGATTGAGCTCGCAGGCGATCGCCAGCGTGTTGAACACCGTCATATCCGGTGCAACCGTGACCCAGGTCCGGGACGATATCTATCTGGTCGATGTCGTGGCACGAGCACTCGATGAAGAGCGGGTCTCGCTGTCGACCCTGCGTACGCTCCAGGTGCCGCTCCCGAGCGGGAAGACGGTGCCACTCAACCAGTTTGCGACATTCGAATACCAGCAGGAATATCCACTGATCTGGCGGCGCAATCGCGTTCCGACCCTGACGGTCCGTGCCGACATCACCGGCGGCGTACTCCCGGGCGCGGTCGTGGACTCACTGTCGCCCGCCATGGAGAAGCTGAGGACCACTCTTCTCCCTGGATACGATGTGGTCGTCGGCGGGACTGTGGAAGAGAGTCAGAAGTCGCAGGCGTCCGTCATCGCGGTCGTACCCATGATGCTGTTCGTCATGCTCACGGTTCTCATGGTTCAGTTGCAGAGCTTCCCGCGATTGCTGATGGTCTTGAGCGTAGCGCCGCTCGGGATGATCGGCGTGGTAGCCGCCTTGCTGCTCTCGGGCAGGCCGATGGGCTTTGTCACAATTCTCGGCGTGCTCGCTCTGCTCGGCATGATCAGCAAGAACGCCGTGATCCTCATCAGCCAGATCGACGCGGAGCGTTCGCAAGGCAAGGGTCCCTGGGAGGCGGCCGTGGATGCCAGCAGCTCGCGATTTCGGCCGATCATGCTGACGGCCGTATCGACCGTTCTCGGCATGATCCCCATTGCGCCGACCGTATTCTGGGGACCGATGGCCGTTGCCATCATGGGCGGGCTTCTGGTTGCGACCGTTCTGACACTCGTTTTCCTGCCGACATTGTACGTGACCTGGTTCGGTCAACAGCGACGAAGCTAG
- a CDS encoding efflux RND transporter periplasmic adaptor subunit: MCGSRVTPRQVFLLTVAAASSLLLAGCGREDETKNVPQPRPVRTETVEKREARSLVTFTGRIEAEDEVSVAFRISGRLLANDTKIGDRVEAGQLLARLEPQNELNALRQAKAGLAAAQGQLTQARNHYERQETLLAQGWTTRANFEAATQAQQTAQAQVDAAEAQLNSANDLVSFTELRADAPGKITATGPSAGEVVQAGQMIARIARQDGRDTVFDVPAQLVRSAPAGLEVIVSLADDPRVTARGRIRQIAAQADPVTRTFEVKVGLTDPPAAMQLGATVNGRVETSSGPVIDIPASALTRLNQQPAVWIVDPATNVVSARNVEVLRYDQAQVIISQGLAAGDIIVTAGVQALHPGQKVRVLGSEP, from the coding sequence ATGTGCGGCAGCCGAGTGACGCCTCGTCAGGTCTTCCTGTTGACGGTTGCGGCAGCATCGTCGCTGCTGCTGGCGGGCTGCGGAAGGGAAGACGAAACGAAAAATGTGCCGCAGCCGCGCCCGGTTCGCACCGAGACGGTCGAAAAGCGCGAGGCCCGTTCGCTAGTGACCTTCACGGGGCGCATCGAGGCCGAGGACGAAGTGAGCGTCGCATTCCGCATCTCGGGGCGCCTGCTCGCGAACGACACCAAAATCGGTGATCGGGTCGAGGCGGGACAATTGCTGGCTCGACTGGAGCCTCAGAATGAGCTGAACGCGCTGCGTCAGGCAAAGGCTGGTCTTGCTGCGGCCCAGGGCCAGTTGACGCAGGCGCGCAACCACTATGAGCGCCAAGAGACCTTGCTGGCGCAGGGCTGGACCACGCGGGCGAACTTCGAGGCGGCGACGCAGGCCCAACAGACTGCCCAGGCGCAGGTCGATGCGGCCGAAGCCCAACTGAACTCCGCGAACGACCTCGTCAGTTTCACCGAGCTTCGCGCCGACGCGCCGGGCAAGATCACCGCGACAGGACCGTCGGCCGGCGAGGTTGTTCAGGCCGGGCAAATGATAGCGAGGATCGCGCGGCAGGATGGCCGTGACACGGTTTTCGACGTTCCCGCTCAACTGGTCAGGTCGGCACCGGCCGGCCTGGAGGTGATTGTGAGCTTGGCCGACGATCCGAGGGTCACGGCGCGGGGACGCATTCGCCAGATTGCCGCGCAAGCCGATCCCGTCACCCGGACGTTCGAGGTCAAAGTCGGCTTGACCGATCCTCCCGCGGCGATGCAGCTTGGCGCAACCGTGAACGGACGCGTCGAAACCAGCTCGGGACCGGTGATCGACATACCGGCATCGGCGCTGACCCGGCTGAACCAGCAGCCCGCTGTGTGGATCGTCGATCCCGCGACCAACGTGGTTTCGGCGCGCAACGTCGAAGTCCTGCGCTACGACCAGGCGCAGGTGATCATCTCGCAGGGCCTGGCCGCCGGCGACATCATCGTCACCGCGGGCGTTCAGGCGCTGCACCCGGGCCAAAAGGTACGCGTGCTCGGGTCGGAGCCATGA
- a CDS encoding Na+/H+ antiporter subunit E, protein MTGSSGDQDARSGITNGGVWSSAISRAALFLGLWLVLAGARPADLPAAAAAVAAATWTSLHLLKPSPSRRSLNAIARLALLFLYHSVVAGLDVARRALDPRLPLRPGFVAYPTSLSPGMRRNVFTTLTSLLPGTVPSGQRNGDILYHCLDVEQPVLADLAAEEAALVRALYND, encoded by the coding sequence ATGACGGGATCCTCAGGCGATCAAGATGCACGCTCGGGCATCACGAATGGTGGCGTGTGGTCGAGTGCGATCTCGCGGGCCGCATTGTTCCTCGGTCTCTGGCTCGTGCTGGCCGGTGCCAGGCCTGCCGATCTTCCCGCCGCGGCAGCCGCCGTGGCGGCCGCAACCTGGACGAGCCTGCACCTGCTGAAGCCGAGCCCATCGCGGCGTTCGCTCAATGCGATTGCCCGACTGGCGCTGCTCTTCCTGTACCACTCCGTCGTCGCCGGATTGGACGTTGCACGACGCGCGCTCGATCCCCGGCTGCCGCTCCGCCCGGGATTCGTGGCTTACCCAACCAGTCTTTCGCCCGGCATGCGACGTAACGTGTTCACGACGCTCACCAGCCTGCTGCCGGGAACGGTGCCATCCGGGCAGAGGAACGGAGATATCCTCTATCATTGCCTCGACGTCGAACAGCCCGTGCTTGCCGACCTTGCCGCAGAGGAGGCGGCGCTTGTTCGAGCTCTCTACAATGACTGA
- a CDS encoding monovalent cation/H+ antiporter complex subunit F → MAVGFILTMLALGLVSILRGSSDADRMMSAQLIGTGGIAALLLLGTVTGVPAAVDVALILALLATFASIAFVKKGLARLEADSTDST, encoded by the coding sequence GTGGCAGTCGGCTTCATCCTGACGATGCTGGCGCTCGGGCTGGTGTCGATCCTGCGCGGTTCGAGCGACGCCGATCGCATGATGTCGGCGCAGTTGATCGGGACCGGAGGGATCGCTGCGCTGCTGCTGCTTGGCACGGTCACTGGCGTGCCGGCTGCCGTCGACGTGGCGCTGATCCTGGCATTGCTAGCCACCTTCGCATCCATCGCGTTCGTCAAGAAGGGGCTTGCGCGCCTCGAAGCCGATTCAACGGACAGCACATGA
- a CDS encoding monovalent cation/H(+) antiporter subunit G, which translates to MSLAGDIVTIVSVSAGAFFFLAGTVGLLRFPDTLTRLHALTKADNLGLGFVVLGLLPQAASLRDGLKLISIWLLALLAGATVSQLIARSARQSGSAR; encoded by the coding sequence ATGAGCCTCGCAGGCGACATCGTGACAATCGTGAGCGTATCGGCGGGCGCCTTCTTCTTTCTGGCCGGCACCGTCGGCCTGCTTCGCTTTCCCGACACCTTGACCCGTCTGCATGCGCTCACCAAGGCGGACAATCTCGGCCTGGGCTTCGTCGTGCTCGGATTGCTCCCGCAGGCAGCAAGCCTGCGTGACGGGTTGAAATTGATCAGCATCTGGTTGCTGGCGCTGCTGGCAGGCGCAACCGTCTCCCAATTGATCGCGCGTAGCGCGCGCCAAAGCGGATCGGCAAGATGA
- a CDS encoding MnhB domain-containing protein, with protein sequence MSIATVFEIVLAAVVLGLAVWTIAVRETYSATVGFVAYGLLVALVWVRLDAVDVALTEAAISGGLGGIVLLGAAARLRDTEATTTETPSRMVRLGGAVLSAAVAAALAILILLLPDPAPTLAPAAAANASATSLANPVTNVLMAFRGMDTMLEKVVLLLAIVGVWSLASDQAWGGRPGPRHEADPNGVLAFLARLLPPAGIVIGIYILWTGADHPGGAFQGGAVLASMWLLVIMAGLADTPPASSRRLRLVLVAGPGLFLLIGLGGLCFGSAFLAYPIAFAKPLILSIEIAMLLTIAVTLALLLAGAPERRVQR encoded by the coding sequence ATGAGCATCGCGACAGTCTTCGAGATCGTGCTCGCCGCCGTGGTGCTAGGCCTCGCCGTCTGGACGATTGCCGTACGCGAGACCTATTCGGCAACGGTCGGCTTTGTCGCCTACGGACTATTGGTTGCGCTGGTCTGGGTGCGTCTGGACGCCGTTGACGTCGCCCTGACGGAGGCCGCAATTAGCGGAGGCCTGGGTGGAATCGTGCTGTTGGGTGCCGCAGCCCGGCTACGGGACACCGAGGCGACGACCACGGAAACACCGAGCCGGATGGTGCGTCTCGGCGGGGCTGTACTCTCCGCGGCAGTCGCTGCCGCACTGGCGATCTTGATCCTGCTCTTGCCTGATCCCGCACCAACGCTCGCGCCGGCAGCCGCCGCGAATGCCTCGGCGACAAGCCTCGCCAACCCCGTAACCAACGTGCTGATGGCGTTCCGCGGGATGGACACCATGCTCGAGAAGGTCGTGCTCCTGCTCGCCATCGTCGGTGTCTGGTCGCTTGCATCGGATCAGGCCTGGGGTGGCCGTCCGGGACCCCGCCACGAAGCCGATCCGAATGGCGTTCTCGCCTTTCTCGCGCGGCTGTTGCCGCCCGCCGGTATCGTCATCGGCATCTACATCCTGTGGACCGGAGCCGATCATCCGGGCGGCGCGTTTCAGGGCGGCGCGGTTCTGGCATCGATGTGGCTCCTGGTCATCATGGCGGGATTGGCGGACACGCCGCCTGCGAGCAGCCGACGGTTGCGGCTTGTCCTCGTGGCCGGGCCCGGCCTGTTCCTCCTCATCGGTCTTGGCGGGCTCTGCTTCGGCTCGGCGTTTCTTGCCTATCCGATCGCCTTCGCCAAGCCGCTGATTCTGAGCATCGAGATCGCGATGCTGCTGACGATTGCGGTCACGCTCGCCCTGCTGCTCGCCGGCGCACCGGAACGGAGAGTGCAGCGATGA
- a CDS encoding NADH-quinone oxidoreductase subunit K, translating to MSAVTVFGLSAATAVGLGLYGLITNTQPLRKIIAFNLLGSGVFLLFGIIGRRGAAAGFGNDPVPQALVITGIVVAFSATALAIALLLRLYQTAGSTTLQSGAPRAGSRADPAGG from the coding sequence ATGAGCGCCGTGACGGTATTCGGATTGAGCGCGGCTACCGCGGTCGGACTAGGGCTCTACGGCCTGATCACGAATACGCAGCCGCTGCGCAAGATCATCGCGTTCAACCTGCTCGGCAGCGGCGTATTCCTCCTGTTCGGCATCATCGGACGCCGGGGCGCTGCAGCGGGCTTTGGCAACGATCCGGTGCCTCAGGCCCTGGTGATTACCGGAATCGTCGTCGCTTTCTCCGCGACAGCCCTCGCGATCGCCCTGTTGTTGCGGCTGTACCAGACCGCTGGCTCAACGACGCTGCAAAGCGGCGCGCCGCGCGCGGGCTCGCGCGCCGATCCCGCCGGTGGCTGA
- a CDS encoding complex I subunit 5 family protein, with amino-acid sequence MAIAAAILLALPQSDGHLVYLLGAWPPPLGVALRADGLSAVMIAATAVVISAVAIYAASDFRPAAAARAPAAFWILLLAIWGALNTIFVGGDLFTLYVALELLTFAAVPLVSLDGRSETLQAALRYLLFALLGSVLYLAGTALLYGLYGTLDVVLLSRRANAQPGTLIAAALMTTGLLAKTALVPLHLWLPSAHAGAPATASAILSGLVVKGSFFIIARLWFQLMPALPGFAATQLLGALGAAAIVLGSFVALRQERLKLLIAYSTLAQIGYLFLMFPLALDASDRLEAGDALAGGMLQTITHAMAKAAMFMASGSIYAALGHDRVAGLGGVARALPLSTLAFAFGGIALMGVQPSGASVAKDLLLQAAAEKGQWWWAIVLQAGGIFTAAYVVLVLAHAFAPSPNLIALASPVPRIRDLAPLVLAFGSLLLGLVPFGSYLPAAYDTAPSGLNFAPLSKAIVPVFGGTVLAFLARPGAHSPASPTARLLMRPVCSLREGCIALGDLIEQGNDLLCRWPTASISLLSLAVLFSALMLATV; translated from the coding sequence TTGGCGATCGCCGCGGCTATCCTGCTGGCGCTGCCGCAGAGCGATGGCCACCTCGTCTATCTGCTCGGCGCCTGGCCGCCACCGCTTGGCGTAGCGCTGCGTGCGGACGGACTGTCAGCTGTGATGATTGCAGCGACGGCGGTCGTGATTTCTGCGGTCGCCATCTATGCCGCGTCTGATTTTCGGCCTGCAGCTGCGGCGCGGGCACCGGCCGCATTCTGGATTCTGCTGCTGGCAATATGGGGGGCGCTGAACACGATCTTCGTGGGGGGAGACCTCTTCACACTTTATGTCGCCCTGGAACTGTTGACATTCGCCGCAGTGCCCTTGGTCTCGCTCGACGGCCGTTCGGAGACACTCCAGGCGGCGTTGCGATATCTGCTCTTCGCGCTGCTTGGGTCGGTGCTTTATCTGGCGGGCACGGCCCTGCTCTATGGTCTTTATGGCACACTCGACGTCGTGCTGCTGTCACGTCGCGCCAACGCGCAGCCGGGCACGCTCATCGCCGCTGCATTGATGACGACCGGTCTTCTTGCCAAGACTGCGCTCGTTCCCTTGCATCTGTGGCTGCCGTCCGCCCACGCGGGCGCTCCGGCAACCGCCAGCGCGATCCTGTCGGGCCTCGTCGTGAAAGGGTCTTTCTTCATCATCGCGCGACTTTGGTTTCAGTTGATGCCGGCACTGCCCGGCTTTGCGGCTACGCAGCTACTCGGAGCACTGGGAGCAGCGGCAATCGTGCTCGGAAGCTTTGTCGCTCTACGGCAGGAGCGGCTGAAACTCCTGATCGCCTATTCGACCCTGGCCCAGATCGGCTATCTCTTCCTGATGTTCCCGCTGGCACTGGATGCGTCGGACAGGCTGGAGGCCGGCGATGCCCTGGCAGGAGGAATGCTACAGACCATCACCCACGCCATGGCAAAGGCGGCGATGTTCATGGCCAGCGGATCGATTTACGCAGCACTTGGTCATGACCGCGTCGCAGGGTTAGGTGGTGTTGCGCGAGCACTTCCCCTCAGCACCCTGGCTTTCGCGTTCGGCGGAATTGCGCTGATGGGCGTACAGCCGAGCGGCGCTTCCGTTGCCAAAGATCTGCTGTTGCAAGCCGCGGCTGAAAAGGGACAATGGTGGTGGGCAATTGTGCTCCAGGCCGGCGGGATCTTCACGGCCGCCTACGTTGTGCTTGTCCTGGCGCATGCGTTCGCACCTTCGCCGAACCTCATCGCTCTTGCGAGCCCGGTGCCACGAATTCGGGACTTGGCGCCGCTTGTGCTGGCTTTCGGCTCGCTCCTGCTCGGCCTCGTGCCCTTCGGAAGTTACCTTCCGGCTGCGTATGACACGGCGCCAAGCGGATTGAACTTTGCGCCGCTGTCGAAAGCTATTGTCCCCGTTTTCGGAGGCACCGTACTGGCATTCCTCGCCCGCCCGGGGGCTCATTCGCCCGCGTCTCCCACAGCCCGGCTCCTCATGCGCCCGGTTTGTTCGCTCCGGGAAGGCTGCATCGCGCTCGGCGACCTCATCGAACAGGGCAACGATCTTCTTTGCCGATGGCCGACGGCAAGTATTTCCCTTCTTTCACTCGCTGTGCTCTTCAGTGCTTTGATGCTTGCAACCGTGTAA
- a CDS encoding DUF1269 domain-containing protein — translation MSDLVAIVYPTEAKAEEVRQRLLKLQKEYLITIGDAVIAVKTDTGGIKLNQLVNTTAVGAMTGSFWGLLIGVLFLNPILGVAVGAASGALGGALSDFGIDDAFMKELSANLHTGNAALFVLIKHMTADKVLKEIKDAGGVVLKTSLDESKEKMLRDALASAAERPAA, via the coding sequence ATGTCCGATCTCGTCGCGATCGTGTACCCGACCGAGGCAAAAGCCGAGGAAGTGCGTCAGCGGCTCCTCAAATTGCAGAAGGAATACCTCATCACAATCGGCGACGCCGTGATCGCCGTCAAAACCGATACCGGCGGCATCAAGCTCAACCAGCTCGTCAACACCACGGCCGTGGGAGCGATGACCGGAAGCTTCTGGGGGCTGTTGATCGGCGTCTTGTTCCTGAACCCGATCCTCGGTGTCGCGGTCGGCGCGGCGTCCGGCGCCCTCGGCGGCGCACTGTCCGATTTCGGCATCGACGATGCCTTCATGAAGGAGCTGTCAGCCAACCTCCACACCGGCAATGCTGCCCTGTTCGTCCTGATCAAGCACATGACGGCGGACAAGGTGCTCAAGGAGATCAAGGACGCCGGCGGCGTCGTGCTGAAGACGTCACTGGACGAGAGCAAGGAAAAGATGCTGCGTGACGCACTCGCCAGCGCAGCGGAGCGGCCGGCGGCTTGA